The Variovorax sp. S12S4 genome includes the window TTCGCTGGACGGGTTTGTCGCCGGTCCGCACCAAAGCTTGCAGGAACCGCTCGGGGCTGGCGGCGAGCAATTGCATGAATGGGTGGTCCCGCTGGAGGCCTGGCGCCGGCCACACGGCCTGGATGGCGGCGTGGTGAACGAGAGCACGGCGGTGATGGAAGACGAACTCGTCAACATCGGCGCGACCATCATGGGACGCAACATGTTCGGCGGCGGCCCAGGGCCGTGGGACAACACGAATCCCTGGAACGGCTGGTGGGGCCGCAATCCGCCGTTTCGTCACCCGGTATTCGTGCTGACCCACCACGCGCGCGAACCCTTGATGATGGAAGGCGGCACGAGCTTCACGTTCGTGACCGACGGCATCGAGAGTGCACTGGACCAAGCCCGGCGCGCGGCAGGCGGAAAGGACGTGGCACTGGCGGGTGGGGCCAACGCCGCGCAGCAGTACCTGAAAGCCGGCCTCATCGATGAAATGCAGCTGCACCTCGCGCCGATCTTGCTCGGCGGTGGGGAACGCCTGTTCGACGGCGTCGACACCCTGCATTCCCTTGCCCTGGTGAAGACGATCGCGGCGCCGGACGTGACCCACCTGAAATTCGCGAGAAAGTAAAAGCGCACTTGGCGGCAGACGTTGGCTTAGCGCTCTAGTGGTAGATGCCGTAGAGATACTGTTCCAGTCCGCTGTGGGTCGGCAATCTGATCGGTGCTACTAAGTGCCCCGCGCACGAACATGGTGAATAACTATCGTCTCGGCTGCGATCTCCTCGACCCATTCTTCAGGTGTCATGTAAGGCCGTTCGCCTTGATGCTCCTGATGGAAACGCACGATGGGGTTGTCGTATTCTGTGTAGTAGACGAAGAAGCCGCGGGTGGGAAAGTCGTGCGCAAGTTTCGCCGCAACGGCTTCCGCCCACCGTTTGCCGAAGACGCAGGCAGCTCGAAAGTCCGGATGCTCATCCTCCCACCATGGCTCATCCGGAAGATGCGCGCTGTGGGAGAAACAGTCGAGGACGTGCGTGTGATTGGCGTTGTGCTCGACATACGTGCGATCGGGTGACTGCGTGAGGCACGATGGCGGTGCGCACCATGAAAAGAAAATGAGTCCGTCGACCATCTTGAAGACAGGCCACAGATAGTCAGCGCTTGCCAAGCCTGCCCGCATTGGTACTTTTTTGATTTTCATATCCAGAGTCTGGCACGTCACGGTATTCCCACGACTTCATCGTCGCAGGCGCTCCCGTTCGAGATTCCATCGGTAAGCACTCGGGCGAAACCGGTGATCTCGCCGCTTGCGGCCAGCGCAAACAACCTGCGTATCCGATCCTTGCGATCGAGCCGTCATCGCGAAGCGCCAGTTATGGCGTGTCTTCGCTACCTCAGTGGCTGCTGCACAAGCTGAAGCTCGTTGCCGGAAGGGTCGCGCAGCGTTGCAAGAATGCCGCCCCATGCCTGTTGCTCCGGAAGCCCGGTGAACGCAACGCCAAGCGAGACCAGCTCGCTGTACTTCGACTGAACGTCCGCCACGTCGAAAGACAGCCCCGTGAAACGCCCGATAAGCGCCTGGTCTTCCGCGGGGGCATCCGCGTCGACATGCTCGACGACCAGGCTCATCGGTCCTGCGTCGAACACGCGAAAGCCCTCTTCGCTTCGCGGCGATGTGAGCGGCAAGCCAAGCAGCTCTTCGTAGAAACGGGACGCGCCCGGCAGGTCTCGAACAAAAATGCGTGCGGTGCGAAGCTGCATGGTCTCTCCTGGCGAGCGTTGGTGGATGGCTAGGGCATACGAGAAACGAAGGGCGAATCCCTGTTCGCAGTCAGTGCAGCGTCACGACGATGGGGGCACCCTTGGTGATGATCATCGTGTGTTCATACTGCGCGGACAAGTTTCCGCTTGCGCCTGCGAGCGTCCACCCGTCGGCAGCTTCCGTCACGATGCGGCTCTTGGTCGAAAGAAACGGTTCGATGGTGATGACCATTCCTTCTTGCAGGATGCGTTTGTCCGAGGGATCGAAATAGCCGGCGATGTGCTCCGGCTCTTCGTGCAGCGCACGGCCGACGCCGTGGCTCCCGAGGTTTTCGATGACCTTGAAACCATAGGCCTTTGCAGTGCGCTCGATGGCGGCGCCGATGGCGTTGATCGGTTGCCCTGCCCTGGCGCTCTTCATTGCTTCGGCAAGGGCCGTACGCGTGGCGTGGCAGAGCCGGGTCTTCTGCGGGTTGGTCGGGGGCACCACGATGGTCCCGCCGGTATCGGCAAAGTAGCCGTTGAGCTCGGCCGACACATCGATGTTCAGGACATCCCCTGCCTTGATGATCCGGTCCCCGGGGATTCCGTGCGCCGCCTCTTCATTGATGCTGATGCACGTCGCTCCAGGAAATTTGTATGTCAGCCTTGGTGCGGACCGCGCGCCCTGTTCTTCCAGCAGCTGCTCGCCGAGCGCGTCGAGCTCGCGCGTGGTCATGCCAGGTTCTGCGGCATCGAGCATCTGGCGCAGCACGAACGAGACGATTCTGCCGATCCGTTTCAATGCTGCGACGTCGTCCTGGGTTTCGATGGTCATCTGAGGTATTTGTGGAAGATTCGGTTGAAAGATCTTTTTTGGGTGGCGCACGGGCCTTGGAGGGCATTATCCGGTACCTATGGCGCTGGTACGCGCCAAACACACGAGGGAGAGCGTTGAACGTGAATCTGCATCTTCAGGGGGCTGCGTGAGCGAAGCCCCTGCCCTTCAAGACCCCGATCTGCTGCGCCGGCTGCTGCGCGCAAAAGACCGGATGGACGCCGCATCGCACGAAGAGTGGCCCGTGGGCCGTCTCGCGGAGGTAAGCGGCGTGTCCGAAGCCCACTTCGCGCGATCGTTCAAGCAGGCCTTCGGCATTCCGCCGCACCGCTATCTGCTCACCCGGCGCATCGAGCGCGCGATGGCCTTGCTGCGCGAAACCGACCGGCCCATCACCGACATTGCCTTCGATACGGGCTGGGCAAGCCTGGGCACCTTCGGGCGCACCTTTCGCGACATTACCGGCCACAGCCCGAGCGCGGTGCGCTCGCAAGGCAAGCAGGCGGTGCGCGAGCTCGGCCCGGTGCCCGAGTGCATCGTGAGCGCCGCGCGCCGGCCCGGGCTCACGACCGCAGTTTCGGAGAAGCGGCGCCAGGCGGCAAACGGTACAAACAAGCCCGAACAAACACAGGAGAGTTCATGAAGCAGGGCATTGATGTAGCCGGTTTGTATGTGCGCGACCAGGACGAGGCGCTTTCGTTCTATGTAGACAAACTCGGGTTTCGCGTTCACACCGATGTGGGCAACGGCGGCTATCGCTGGCTCACGGTGCAGCACCCGGAGCAGCCGTCGTTCCAGCTTGGGCTTTTTCTGCCCGGCCCGCCGGTGCACGATGAGGCAACGGCCCAGGCGCTGCGCGCCATCGTGGCCAAGGGTGCGATGCCTCCGCTCGTTCTCACGGTAAGCGACTGCCGCGCGGCCTACGACCGGATGCTCGCCCTGGGGGTGGAGTTCACGCAGGAGCCCGTGGAGCGCTACGGCACCGTGGACGCGGGCTTTCGCGATCCTTCCGGCAACGGGTGGAAGATGATCCAAGGCCGCGGCTGAGGCCTGCGGCACGCCATCGCACGGCCTCGCGGGCTTGCTAAAGTCCGCGCATGTTCAGATCAAGGCTTTCGCTGGCGTTCGCCGCACTGGTTACGCTGGTTTGCATCCAGGCGGCCTTCGTCTACTGGGGCTCGGCGCGCGTCAATGTCTATACGCAACACAGCCGCCTGGCGAGCGATATCCTCTCGGAGCTGCTGGAACTGTCGGCCAACAAGCAGCGGCTTCGGGTGTGGGCATCGCAGCAACTGATGAATGCAGGTGCCTCCAGCGAAACGCGCGACCGCTGGTTGGCAGGCATGCAGGCCAGTGCGGCCCGACTCAACGAGCTGGCGCACCGCGACCTGGCCGTGTGGACCGAGATCGCGGCCAGCGATGGCTCCGCGGTACCCGCGGAGGTCACGCAGCTGGTCGATGCGGTTGAACTGCTGGACGCCAACATTGCCGACGTGCACGAGCGGCTGCTGCGCCTGACGCCGCTGGAGCGAGGCGCCGAGTTCTCCGCCGTATGGCAGGAGCTCAACCAGGTGTTCGACGTGACGCGCGGGCGCGACCTGCGCGAACTGGTGAACGGCGCCATCGAGCGCCAGCGCCGCACAGTGCCGGTGGCCCGTGCCGCCACCGAGCGCGGCCTCGAGGCGCTGCGCCTGAAGGCCATCGCGCTGGCCGCGCTCACGCTGGCCGCTGCCGTGCTGATGGCCGTGCACCTGAACCGACGGCTGCAGCGGCCGCTCGACCGCTTGCTGGCCGGCACGCAGGCCCTGCAGGCCGGCAATCTCGACCACCGCCTGGCCCTGGGTTCGCACGACGAGTTCGACCGGGTCGCCGAGCATTTCAACGCCATGGCGGTCGAACTGCAGCAGCACCGCAATGCCGCCGAAGCTGCCCGGCGCCGGCTGGAAGACGCAGTCGAAGCGCGCACCGCGGAGTTGCGCAGCGCGCACGACACCTTGCAGCAGATCGACCAGCGACGCCGGCAGCTCTTTGCCGACCTCAGCCATGAGCTGCGCACCCCGGCCACGGCCATTCGCGGCGAGGCCGAGATTGCGCTGCGCGGAAGCGACAAGCCGCTCGCCGAATACAAGCAGACGCTGGGGCGCATCGTCGGCGGCGTGAAGCAGCTGGCCGGCGTGATCGACGACCTGATGCTGATCGCCCGCGCGGAAGCCGACCAGCTCGTGATGCGGCCCGGCGAGGTCGAATTGCAGCAACTCGTCGCCGACGCCGCCGAGCAGGCCGAAGCGCTCGGTGCGCTGCACGGCGTGCGGGTGCAGCTCGAAGCGCAAGACGGCACCGCGGCGCAGCCGGTGCACGTGCATGTGGATGCCGACCGCCTTCGCCAGGCGCTGATGATCGTGCTGGACAACGCGGTGCGCTATTCACACGCAGGCTGTACGGTGCGCCTTGGCTGGCGCGAGCGCGGCGAGCAGGTCGACATCGTCGTGCAGGACGAGGGCATCGGCATCGATCCGCACGAGATGCCCACCGTGTTCCAGCGCTTTCACCGCGGCCGGCGCGCGCGCGATCACCGGGTGGAAGGCACCGGCATCGGGCTGTCGATTGCGCAGGCCATCGTGGGCGCGCACCATGGCCATATCGGCATCGACAGCGTTCCCTTTGCCGGCACCACTGTCAGCATCAGCCTGCCGAAATCGCACGGCGACCAGGCCGCTTCGCTGGAGGCGGCATGAACATTCTCATCGTGGAAGACGATCCGCGCGTTGCCGATTTTCTGCTGCGCGGTTTGCGCGCCGAGGGCTATGGCGTGCAGCTCGCGCGCACCGGCACCGAGGGCTTGGAGCGCGCGCGCGGCGGTGATCTCTCGCTGCTGGTTCTCGACCTGATGCTGCCCGGCCTGAGCGGCCTTGAGCTGTGCCAGACGCTGCGCGCCGAAGGCCACCATGTACCGGTGCTGATGCTCACCGCCATGAGCACGCTCGAAGACAAGGTAAAGGGCCTGCGGCTGGGTGCCGACGACTACCTTACCAAGCCGTTTGCGTTCGAGGAACTGCTCGCACGCATCGAAGCGCTGATGCGCCGCGGCCGCGAACAGCGCCCGCAGGCCAGCACGCTGCAGCTGGCCGACCTGGTACTCGACCGCGAGCGCATGCAGGTCACGCGAGCCGGCCGGCCGGTTTCTCTCACGGCGCGCGAACTGGCCTTTCTGGAGCTGTTGATGAGCGCCCCGGGCCGCGTGTACAGCCGCGAACGCATCCTGTCGAACGTGTGGGGCACCAACGAGGACCCGCTGACCAACGTGGTCGATGTGTATGTGCGCCGCCTTCGCAGCAAGATCGACGACGGCCATGCGCTTGCGCTGCTGAAGACGGTGCGCGGCTTCGGCTACCGGCTCGACGCGCAGGAAAGCTGAAAAGAAGCTCGCCCGCGTTCATGCGCTGTTCATCTGCGCGTTAACCGTTCGTCATTCCGCGCAGAGGCTCGCGTTCATGCACGCGGCCAACACTTGATTCCTGCGCCGCGATGCGGTGCAGCGCCGGCACAACACGGCGTCGCTTTCATCTCACTGCACAGGAATCAAAAAAATGAAGATGCGACTTCTCGCCACCACCGCCGCCACCAGCCTGCTGGCCCTTAGCTTCGCCACCGGCGCCAACGCCGCGCCCGGCGCGGCGGCTTGCGCCCCTGTGACCCAAGCGCAGGTCAGCGCGCTGTTCGACCGCTGGAACGATTCGCTGCGCACACTCGACCCGGACAAGGTCACCGCCAACTACGCACCCGACGGCGTGCTGCTGCCCACCGTGTCGAACAACCCGCGCAGCACGCCTGCGGAAATTCGCGACTACTTCGTCAAGTTTCTGAAGGGCGAGCCGCGGGGCACGATCGACAAGCGCATCATCCGCATCGGTTGCAACGTGGCGCAAGACGTGGGCACCTATACCTTCAAGTTCAAGGACGGCACATCGGTGCACGCGCGCTACACCTACGTGTATGAACTGGTGAACGGCCAATGGCTCATCGCCCATCACCACTCGTCGGCAATGCCCGAGTCCGTTGCGGGCAAGTAAACGGCCGCACGCGCTGCCGCTGGAGATGCGCGCGGGTTCCTCCTCACCGCCATTTCCAGCGGCGGCGGATGATCGTCGTCCGCCGGGGGCGATGCAAGAGCAGCCCGCCGTGTGGCACGATAAAAGCATGCTCGAGCCCTCACGCCGCATTCCATACCGCACCTGGCCAGGCGCGCTTGCCGTTCTGCTTGCCATTGCCGGGTATGTCGGCGGCCTGAAATTGTGGGACAGCCGCACCCCCGGGAGCCGGCCGCTGCCCGCGGGCGAAACGGTGGCGGTCGGGCACGCGCGGTTCGTTCCCGCCGAAGGATGGGAAATGGACGTGTCCCGCTCCAGGACGGGCAGGTCCCTGATGCTGTTCAAGGGCGGCCACAAGTTCTTGGTGACTACCGGGTCATGGGCAGGCGGGCCCGACGGGCCGATGACGCGGCAGCAAAGGTTGATGGAACGCGGCCAGGGCTTGCAGATCGACGGCGACGTGTCCGGCTTTGTCACGCCGTGGGGCCTGCAGGGCAAGACCTTTGCCTACTACGGGTCGAAGCTGGCGGGGCGGTTCTGGCAGGTGGTCGACCTGCAGCGCCGCTCGCTGGTGCAGATCGACGTCTACGGCGCGAGCGATGGCTTGAACGAGGCCATGGCCGACGCGCGCAGCATGCTCGAATCGATGGACCTGGAGGCTCCGCAATGAACCTCGAACTTCCCGAGCAACAGGATCGCGCCGAATGGCCGGTGGGCACCGACTCGTTCTTCCAGCCGCGCCGCGCGGCCTTCTGGCTGCTGTCCGCGCTGATCGTCAATGGGCTGTTCTACACCTTCAACATGTTCTCGGTGGGGTTCCGGGTCGTCCCCATCACTGCGTTGCTGGGACTGCTGGTGTGGGGCATCTACACGCTGGTTTTTCTGCTGGTGTTTCGCACGCTCGATTTGCTCGAGCAGCATCCGCCGGAAGCTTTTTTCCTGGCATTCGCGTGGGGCGGCCTGGGCGCGGTCTACTTTGCCGCGCCGGCGAACATTGCCATTCAGAGCCTGTGCGCCAAGCTGGTGTCGCCCGATTTCGTGGCGATCTGGGGACCGGCCATTGCGGGCCCGATCACCGAGGAGTTCTTGAAACTAGCGGGCGTGGTGCTGCTCATTCTTGTGGCGCGCAACCAGTTCCAGACCTACCTCTCGGTGCTCATCGTCGGGGCCATGACGGGGCTTGGCTTCCAGGTGGTCGAAAACCTCACCTACACCGTCAACGCTTCCATGCACTTTCCGCTCGAGAACCAGGTGTACCCCGTGCTGCTGAACCTGCTGACGCGCGGTCTGCTGAGCGGGCTGTGGAGCCACGCGGCCTACACCACGATCGCGTCTTTCGGCCTCGCCTGGTTCCTGCTGCACCCTGAACGCCCCATGGCGGCAAGAATCGGCTGCGCCCTTCTGTGCTTTGCGCTGGCCTGGGCCATGCATTTCATCTGGAACTCGCCTTGGCTCGAAGATCTTTTCGACGGCGGCTACGGCGAGATGGCGGTGCTGCTTGTCGTCAAGGGCATTCCCGCGATGATTGCCGCCGGGCTCTTCTGGCGCGTGGCCGCCCGTGAGAACGGCGCCTACCTGCACGCCCTTGCGGCCTACTTCGTACCCGAGCGCGATCTGATCCGCGACGACGAGTGGGTTCGGCTGGGCGCGCCTCTGTCGCGCTACAGGGTTCGCATTGAAATGGGCTGGACCTTCGGCCTGCGCGCGAGGCGCCTGAAAACGCAGCTGCAGCGCGAGCAGTTGCGGCTTATCCGCAAGGCAATGACCTACGGGCGCGGGGCGCAGACGCTGCGGCACGAGGTGGCGATAAGGCGGCTGCGCGCCATGCTGGATCCGCTCATCACCACCCAACCCTGAAGCCCCCGCTAGCCCTGGCGTGCAAAGCGACCCGGCGGCCGGCCCACATGGCGGCTGAACGCGGTGCTGAATGTGCTGGCGGAGCCGTAGCCCACGCGCTCGGCAACTTCCGCAATGCCGACGTCGCTGCGGGCCAGCAGGTCTTTGGCGAGCGCCATGCGCCAGGCGAGCAGGTACTCCATGGGCGGCAGGCCCACGGCGCGAGAGAAGCGTTCAAAAAAGCCGACCGCGACAGTGCCGCCTTTCTTGCAAGATCGGCCACCGTCCACGACTGCGCGGGATCGCCATGCAGGTGCCGCAGCGCGGTGGACAACCGCGGATCGGCCAACCCGCGAAGCAGCCCCGGCGGCGCGCGCTCCCCCGGGGGTGGAGCGGAGGGCTTCGATCAGCAGCAATTCAACGAGGCGTTCAAGGACGAGATCGCGCCCCGGTTTCTGCTGGAGCGATTCCTCCCTTACGAGCTGCACCAGCACTGAAAGGCGCCCGATGTCGCGCACGTGCAGCAGCGCTGGAAGCAGCGAAGCCAGCAACGACGCGTCCGGCGATTCGAAGGCAAAGTAGCCGCCGAGCATTCGCATGTCCGGGGGCCTTCGCGCCTGCCGTGGCGAATTTCTTCCGTTGGCGCGGGCACCTTCCTGGCGTCCACAAACACCGGCTCCGCAGGTTCGAGGCCCGACATGGTGAACCCCGGCGTGGCGGGCATGAGCACGAAGTCGCCCGCGGCAAGGGCA containing:
- a CDS encoding dihydrofolate reductase family protein, with amino-acid sequence MSKLRFRISISLDGFVAGPHQSLQEPLGAGGEQLHEWVVPLEAWRRPHGLDGGVVNESTAVMEDELVNIGATIMGRNMFGGGPGPWDNTNPWNGWWGRNPPFRHPVFVLTHHAREPLMMEGGTSFTFVTDGIESALDQARRAAGGKDVALAGGANAAQQYLKAGLIDEMQLHLAPILLGGGERLFDGVDTLHSLALVKTIAAPDVTHLKFARK
- a CDS encoding VOC family protein, which produces MQLRTARIFVRDLPGASRFYEELLGLPLTSPRSEEGFRVFDAGPMSLVVEHVDADAPAEDQALIGRFTGLSFDVADVQSKYSELVSLGVAFTGLPEQQAWGGILATLRDPSGNELQLVQQPLR
- the map gene encoding type I methionyl aminopeptidase, which encodes MTIETQDDVAALKRIGRIVSFVLRQMLDAAEPGMTTRELDALGEQLLEEQGARSAPRLTYKFPGATCISINEEAAHGIPGDRIIKAGDVLNIDVSAELNGYFADTGGTIVVPPTNPQKTRLCHATRTALAEAMKSARAGQPINAIGAAIERTAKAYGFKVIENLGSHGVGRALHEEPEHIAGYFDPSDKRILQEGMVITIEPFLSTKSRIVTEAADGWTLAGASGNLSAQYEHTMIITKGAPIVVTLH
- a CDS encoding helix-turn-helix transcriptional regulator, which gives rise to MSEAPALQDPDLLRRLLRAKDRMDAASHEEWPVGRLAEVSGVSEAHFARSFKQAFGIPPHRYLLTRRIERAMALLRETDRPITDIAFDTGWASLGTFGRTFRDITGHSPSAVRSQGKQAVRELGPVPECIVSAARRPGLTTAVSEKRRQAANGTNKPEQTQESS
- a CDS encoding VOC family protein, which encodes MKQGIDVAGLYVRDQDEALSFYVDKLGFRVHTDVGNGGYRWLTVQHPEQPSFQLGLFLPGPPVHDEATAQALRAIVAKGAMPPLVLTVSDCRAAYDRMLALGVEFTQEPVERYGTVDAGFRDPSGNGWKMIQGRG
- a CDS encoding sensor histidine kinase; this translates as MFRSRLSLAFAALVTLVCIQAAFVYWGSARVNVYTQHSRLASDILSELLELSANKQRLRVWASQQLMNAGASSETRDRWLAGMQASAARLNELAHRDLAVWTEIAASDGSAVPAEVTQLVDAVELLDANIADVHERLLRLTPLERGAEFSAVWQELNQVFDVTRGRDLRELVNGAIERQRRTVPVARAATERGLEALRLKAIALAALTLAAAVLMAVHLNRRLQRPLDRLLAGTQALQAGNLDHRLALGSHDEFDRVAEHFNAMAVELQQHRNAAEAARRRLEDAVEARTAELRSAHDTLQQIDQRRRQLFADLSHELRTPATAIRGEAEIALRGSDKPLAEYKQTLGRIVGGVKQLAGVIDDLMLIARAEADQLVMRPGEVELQQLVADAAEQAEALGALHGVRVQLEAQDGTAAQPVHVHVDADRLRQALMIVLDNAVRYSHAGCTVRLGWRERGEQVDIVVQDEGIGIDPHEMPTVFQRFHRGRRARDHRVEGTGIGLSIAQAIVGAHHGHIGIDSVPFAGTTVSISLPKSHGDQAASLEAA
- a CDS encoding response regulator transcription factor — encoded protein: MNILIVEDDPRVADFLLRGLRAEGYGVQLARTGTEGLERARGGDLSLLVLDLMLPGLSGLELCQTLRAEGHHVPVLMLTAMSTLEDKVKGLRLGADDYLTKPFAFEELLARIEALMRRGREQRPQASTLQLADLVLDRERMQVTRAGRPVSLTARELAFLELLMSAPGRVYSRERILSNVWGTNEDPLTNVVDVYVRRLRSKIDDGHALALLKTVRGFGYRLDAQES
- a CDS encoding SgcJ/EcaC family oxidoreductase, translated to MKMRLLATTAATSLLALSFATGANAAPGAAACAPVTQAQVSALFDRWNDSLRTLDPDKVTANYAPDGVLLPTVSNNPRSTPAEIRDYFVKFLKGEPRGTIDKRIIRIGCNVAQDVGTYTFKFKDGTSVHARYTYVYELVNGQWLIAHHHSSAMPESVAGK
- a CDS encoding PrsW family intramembrane metalloprotease codes for the protein MNLELPEQQDRAEWPVGTDSFFQPRRAAFWLLSALIVNGLFYTFNMFSVGFRVVPITALLGLLVWGIYTLVFLLVFRTLDLLEQHPPEAFFLAFAWGGLGAVYFAAPANIAIQSLCAKLVSPDFVAIWGPAIAGPITEEFLKLAGVVLLILVARNQFQTYLSVLIVGAMTGLGFQVVENLTYTVNASMHFPLENQVYPVLLNLLTRGLLSGLWSHAAYTTIASFGLAWFLLHPERPMAARIGCALLCFALAWAMHFIWNSPWLEDLFDGGYGEMAVLLVVKGIPAMIAAGLFWRVAARENGAYLHALAAYFVPERDLIRDDEWVRLGAPLSRYRVRIEMGWTFGLRARRLKTQLQREQLRLIRKAMTYGRGAQTLRHEVAIRRLRAMLDPLITTQP
- a CDS encoding helix-turn-helix transcriptional regulator, whose translation is MEYLLAWRMALAKDLLARSDVGIAEVAERVGYGSASTFSTAFSRHVGRPPGRFARQG